AAACTCTTCTTGTTTGTTTATAGACCTACTTTCGTCCATATTTACAAAAGGAAGTCGTCTGAAAGATTCCAAGCAACcctatatgtaaaatttaattggctataaatattttaactgaTATAACATATTTGATAAAGCTTCAATTTAGTTCATTTTATACAATAGAAATGAGcaaatatttaaacaaagaaaaaacaagaaaatcatTATAAACAACTTAAAATTAGGATTTTTGGTTTATCCGTTCAGATTCAGTTACTAACAGTTGAGATTCAGATATGTATGTAATACTCTGCAAGAactattcagatatttttacaTTTCATAGATTTTGATTTTCCGATAGGTTTAGTTCACATCTCAAGAAGTGCTGAACTTTATGTCCATGCCTAAAATAGACATGTGGCTTTGTTAGTTCAGTTATTAAGTTAGTACAAAGgcttaaaattttgattattaactgtaaaattttacatttagtttctcaattttgatataaaacccaaacaaaaaatttggggtttattaaattttagttaaattgaaaatattttaagtcaTATACAAATAATGTTGattatatactaataatttACGTAAGTTCAGTTAGtttaatgagaaaaaaaaaaccagaatggcaccaaaccaagttttttgtcataaaaatagcATTACAATaagaaaaatgaccaaaagaagttttattgaagggtaaatatgcatttataatcaTTGGATTAATTAATAAGTctaagacttagggtttagagttaaggggtgagGTTTTAATAatgtattcaaatttttaaaaataaagaaaaataaaaattaaattttcaaaacaaaaatatgttattttggttattttattttttgaatgctattttgtgacaaaaatttaaaaggtgttatttgagagaattgccctagttttaattttcaatttatattttaaatttagtctACAAAATGGTATACATCAGCTTTTCTGGTTAAAAGATactaaaataaaccaaattataCGACTGGAAAATTGAACCGGTAACTTAgctaattttaaaaagaaaaagaatcatGGAATCTATAACCAAACCTGAAACGAAATTAAAaatgttggtttggtttgacaTGTTTGACTCGGTTATTTGCACCCAAAAAAGAAGTTTTGACTCTGTTTTCACACCGTTTTCAGCCTTTCAATATTAAACTAAGAACGACGtgccgtttaaattatttaaaacatcaCACAATGCATATGCAAATGATTAACGTAGACCGACTTTTAATGAAAGCAACGTCGACATGCTTCTATAGGATAAAGATTTATTTGGCAACATAAGCCACGTAGAGGGTAAAGCACTGAGACGTGGCAGGACGGGACGGACACATCGCACGTGTCAGTATCCTACAGAAGTGAAGAGCCACTAGCCAAAGAGAGATGGTTCGGGCCATATGTCATCCTCCTCTCTCAAGTTCCCTCTATTTAAAACCTTTTCATGGTTTCTCAGAGATATGccttagaagaaaaaaacaaaatacacagAGAAAGAGTTAGGTTGATCTGAAAAAAATGGATATGCAGTCGCAGATGACACGTCCTTATGGTCATGATCAAGCAGAGGATCCAATCAGAATTCATCATCCAGGTAAATACAAAACGATAACCACATTAAACCAGCAAGTAATGTTTACTAAACCAGTTTTCTCTTCGCatacagaggaagaagagaatcatGAGAAGGGAGCAACTAAAGTGTTgaagaaagtgaaagaaaaggCTAAGAAGATCAAGAACAGTCTCACTAAACATGGTCATGAGCACGATCAAGATGCGGACGAAGAAGATGACTACGAATACGACGAGCCAGATCCAGAAGTGCACGGCGCACCAGGTTTTTTGTCCTTTCCATTAGTAAACAAAACACAATAACGGTTATGTTTTTCGTGACATTAACGGTTTATCTCTATATGGCACAGTGTATGAGTCATTCGCCGTAAGAGGCGGCGTAACGGGACACCCTGAGTCTCTTTCTCATCCCGGAGAAACTAATCTTCCGGCACCGGAAGAGATTATTCCACCGGGGACAAAGGTGTTCCCCGTCGTCACAACAGATTACACCAAACCCGTCGAACCTGAGCCGTTACAAGATATCTCTTACGGACACGAGGCACCGTTTCATCCCGTAACGGATGTACCATCTCATCCTCCCAGAGTGTTCGACGTGTcggagagagaagagagcagaGAGGATCATCAGATGCCGATGCACGCTCCTCCTCCTGCCTCTCTGCTTTCATCAACAGAGGATGTGACGAGGACGTTTGCTCCCGGTGACGATGAGGACCTCGGCGGTCAACGGAGAGTCAACATTGGAAGGCCTAGAGGGTTGGAGGAAGATCCGGCTGCTCCAGGGGGAGGGTCGAGTTATCTTAGTGGTGTGTCTAATTATCAGACCAAGGTTACTGATCCAACTCATGGAGGTAAAGAACATGTTATTACGGAACTCAGAgatcttgtttttttctaaagGTTTATGAAACGGTGACGTTTTGTGTGATATAGGAGGTGGAGAAGCTGGAGTACCGGCGATTGTTGAGTCTCTGGGTAAGATGAAAGTGAGAGATGAGTCTCCTGTTCATAAATCAGGAAGAGACTTTGAAAGAGAGATTCCGACAAGAAGCCATGAGTTTGGTCGGGAGGACGATTCTGGAACGGACAAGAACTCGCAGACGGTTTTGACCAGCGGATCAATAGCTGGGCTTGGGGAAGAGTTTCCGGCGAGAAGTCATGAGTCTGGTGTGAAGGATACGGCGAAGGGAAGCGAGGAGACGGGACCTGGACTGGAGAAACATCTGCCGACGAGAAGTGACGATGTGAAAGTGGAGAATGTGTTGGGAAGAGACTACTTACCGACGGGGACTCACGATCAGTTCTCGCCGGAGCTCTCTCGTCcgaaagagagagatgaatTCAAGGAGACGCACGAGTTTAAACCCACTTCCTACACAGAGAAGATAGGTTCAGCGACGTCGTATGTAACCGACAAAGCTGTAGCGGCCAAGAACGCTGTCGCGTCGAAGCTCGGCTACTCCGGAGAAAGCGGTGGGCAAGAGCAGAGCCGTGTTGGACTTGGAGATGAAACAACTCCGAGATCTGCCACGGGATACGGGCAGAAAGTGGCGGGAACTGTAACGGAGAAGTTGACTCCGGTCTACGGAAAGGTCAAAGAGACGGGATCCAGCGTGATGACGAAGTTACCGCTTTCGGGAAGTGGAAGTGGAGCGGAAGAGAAGCAGCACGTGGGAGAAAAAGGTGTGTCGACTAGAGATTACTTGGCGGAGAAGCTGAGACCTGGAGAAGAAGATAAAGCCTTGTCGGAGGTGATTGCTGAGAAACTTCATCTCGGAGGAGGAGATAAGAAGAGGACAATGGTAAAGGAAATGGAAGTGACGGTGGAGAAGATCCCTACCGACCAGTTATtagatgaaaaagaaaaatgtgtgTCGGTTAAAGGAGGGGTCACTTCTTGGTTCCATGGTACAACAGAGGAAGTGAAGCCGAAAACTTCAGATTCCGTGGACGACAAGTCTGCACAGTCTCTTGGCTCCACCGTTGGTAAAAACTTCTCATCCTTGTTTAATTGTTTAACTAAGGACTTCGGtgcatttattattttatggttGTTTATGTTTTGTAGGGACTACGGGGTTTTCGGATTCTGGTGGAGCTCTGCCGGGGCAGAGGGGACTTTAAGATTCTGGGAACTAAGATTTTATGTTTTGCTTTTGAATGTCTAATGTATGTTTCTTG
The window above is part of the Raphanus sativus cultivar WK10039 unplaced genomic scaffold, ASM80110v3 Scaffold0973, whole genome shotgun sequence genome. Proteins encoded here:
- the LOC108844516 gene encoding low-temperature-induced 65 kDa protein — translated: MDMQSQMTRPYGHDQAEDPIRIHHPEEEENHEKGATKVLKKVKEKAKKIKNSLTKHGHEHDQDADEEDDYEYDEPDPEVHGAPVYESFAVRGGVTGHPESLSHPGETNLPAPEEIIPPGTKVFPVVTTDYTKPVEPEPLQDISYGHEAPFHPVTDVPSHPPRVFDVSEREESREDHQMPMHAPPPASLLSSTEDVTRTFAPGDDEDLGGQRRVNIGRPRGLEEDPAAPGGGSSYLSGVSNYQTKVTDPTHGGGGEAGVPAIVESLGKMKVRDESPVHKSGRDFEREIPTRSHEFGREDDSGTDKNSQTVLTSGSIAGLGEEFPARSHESGVKDTAKGSEETGPGLEKHLPTRSDDVKVENVLGRDYLPTGTHDQFSPELSRPKERDEFKETHEFKPTSYTEKIGSATSYVTDKAVAAKNAVASKLGYSGESGGQEQSRVGLGDETTPRSATGYGQKVAGTVTEKLTPVYGKVKETGSSVMTKLPLSGSGSGAEEKQHVGEKGVSTRDYLAEKLRPGEEDKALSEVIAEKLHLGGGDKKRTMVKEMEVTVEKIPTDQLLDEKEKCVSVKGGVTSWFHGTTEEVKPKTSDSVDDKSAQSLGSTVGTTGFSDSGGALPGQRGL